The Microbulbifer sp. YPW1 genome contains a region encoding:
- the imuA gene encoding translesion DNA synthesis-associated protein ImuA, whose product MNSAENFMQNKQLSDQADNQPLRQLLTRPDIWQLANRQRQPRTGIASGYRGLDALLANHGWPRAATTELLVDKAGIGEMSLILPTLAQLTQQGRMVILINPPHVPYAPALVQAGIQLEKLLILHPRGQRDQLWAAEQSLQSGACGVLVNWQGKESPADKDLRRLQVAARDGDCLHFHFRPGSSADTPSPATLRLKLQSDGEQLVLHLLKQLNGKSGQRLHLARSPDLVRRDQPLH is encoded by the coding sequence GTGAACAGCGCCGAAAACTTCATGCAAAACAAGCAGTTAAGTGACCAGGCCGACAATCAGCCCCTGCGACAGCTGCTGACACGCCCGGATATATGGCAGCTGGCCAATCGCCAGCGACAGCCCCGTACGGGTATTGCCAGTGGCTACCGCGGCCTGGATGCCCTGCTCGCCAACCACGGCTGGCCCCGTGCCGCCACCACCGAGCTGCTGGTGGATAAAGCCGGTATCGGTGAGATGTCGCTGATACTCCCCACTCTCGCACAACTGACCCAGCAGGGGCGGATGGTGATATTGATCAACCCGCCGCATGTTCCCTACGCACCGGCACTGGTGCAGGCCGGTATCCAGCTGGAGAAACTGCTTATCCTCCACCCCAGAGGTCAGCGCGATCAATTGTGGGCGGCGGAACAGTCGCTGCAATCTGGTGCCTGCGGTGTCCTGGTGAACTGGCAGGGCAAGGAATCCCCGGCAGACAAGGACCTGCGCCGCCTGCAGGTTGCCGCCCGCGATGGCGACTGCCTGCACTTCCACTTCCGCCCCGGCTCCAGTGCCGACACCCCCTCACCCGCCACTCTCAGGCTGAAACTGCAGAGCGACGGGGAACAGCTGGTGCTGCACCTGCTGAAGCAGCTCAACGGTAAATCCGGCCAGCGGCTGCACCTGGCCCGCAGCCCGGATCTGGTCCGCCGCGACCAGCCACTGCACTGA
- a CDS encoding DNA polymerase Y family protein: MLWLCIQFPQLPLEALTRAHRAGDQTPVAVSQGNLIQAANAAARTHNVCAGLTIPTACAYCPALELLERDRERESQLLQQLAQWGYSFTPVVSPRGGVSDKNGHAQATPGDDTACLFLELSGSLKASGGLAPLLQQLRKELHKMRIQHVMGLGHSPSAAHLLSQLPEHRQWLAEARAAATPQQWRQWISFAPSKLLDCNNKAIAKLYASGIKRVSQLLAIPLSEVGNRFGRGFIDYLARLNGTRPDPVPSYQPPPEFHSELFFSSPLDNSEQLLFPAGRLVRELCRQLQRRQLYSQQLRWVLDYGSRGSQEVNVEISRPQLDPQRLIALTKLQLERVELREPVQALALKCQQLRSLEAQSLREDFFDEGSNPHDSYQLIDKLKARLGHQALSGVTLQESYLPEQAWSSADSLSLQSRPRGHQLNPINAPRPSWLLPRPDRVQQRNHKLFYDGELQLLQGPERIDGYWWQHRRHARDYYIARSDQGSLYWVYQDLTSEDWFLHGVYS, translated from the coding sequence ATGCTCTGGCTCTGCATCCAGTTCCCACAGCTCCCCCTGGAAGCGCTAACCCGTGCCCACCGGGCCGGAGACCAGACCCCGGTTGCCGTTTCCCAGGGCAACCTGATCCAGGCTGCCAATGCTGCCGCCCGCACCCACAATGTCTGCGCGGGCCTCACCATTCCCACCGCCTGCGCCTACTGCCCGGCCCTGGAGTTACTGGAGCGCGACCGGGAGCGGGAATCCCAGCTGTTGCAGCAGCTGGCCCAGTGGGGCTACAGCTTTACCCCGGTGGTTTCCCCCCGCGGCGGTGTTTCCGACAAAAACGGCCATGCGCAGGCAACACCGGGCGACGATACCGCCTGCCTGTTTCTGGAGTTGAGTGGCAGCCTCAAGGCCAGCGGAGGCCTGGCGCCCCTGTTGCAACAATTGCGCAAGGAACTGCACAAGATGCGGATCCAGCATGTCATGGGACTGGGCCACAGCCCCAGCGCCGCGCACCTGCTCAGCCAGCTGCCGGAACACCGCCAGTGGCTGGCAGAGGCCCGGGCCGCCGCCACACCGCAGCAATGGCGTCAGTGGATAAGTTTTGCCCCCAGCAAACTGCTCGATTGCAACAACAAGGCCATTGCCAAGCTCTATGCCAGTGGCATCAAGCGCGTCAGTCAGCTGCTCGCTATCCCGCTGTCGGAGGTGGGCAATCGCTTCGGCCGTGGCTTTATCGATTACCTCGCCCGACTCAATGGCACCCGTCCGGACCCGGTACCCAGCTACCAGCCACCGCCGGAATTTCACAGCGAACTCTTTTTTTCCAGCCCGCTGGATAACAGCGAGCAACTGCTGTTCCCCGCCGGGCGCCTGGTACGGGAACTCTGCCGGCAACTCCAGCGCCGCCAGCTCTACAGCCAGCAACTGCGCTGGGTTCTCGATTACGGCAGCCGGGGCAGCCAGGAGGTCAATGTGGAAATCTCACGCCCGCAACTCGATCCACAGCGGCTGATCGCCCTCACCAAGCTGCAACTGGAGCGCGTGGAGCTGCGGGAGCCGGTTCAGGCCCTGGCACTCAAATGCCAGCAGCTGCGCTCACTGGAGGCCCAGAGCCTGCGCGAAGATTTCTTTGACGAAGGCAGCAACCCACACGACAGCTATCAACTGATCGACAAGCTCAAGGCCCGGCTCGGGCACCAGGCGCTGTCCGGGGTGACCCTGCAGGAAAGCTACCTGCCGGAGCAGGCCTGGAGCAGCGCGGACAGCCTCAGCCTGCAGAGCAGACCCCGAGGCCATCAGCTGAACCCGATCAATGCCCCCCGCCCCAGCTGGCTGCTCCCCCGGCCAGACAGGGTGCAACAGCGCAATCACAAACTGTTTTACGACGGCGAGCTGCAATTGCTACAGGGGCCCGAACGCATCGACGGTTACTGGTGGCAACACCGCCGTCACGCCCGCGACTACTACATCGCCCGCAGCGATCAGGGCAGCCTGTACTGGGTCTATCAGGACCTGACTTCGGAGGACTGGTTCCTGCACGGCGTGTACTCCTGA
- the dcd gene encoding dCTP deaminase has protein sequence MSIKSDKWIRRMAENEGMIEPFEPGQVRHGTSGDRLISYGTSSYGYDVRCANEFKIFTNVHSATVDPKAFDEDSFVDVQGDYCVIPPNSFALARTVEYFRIPRSVLTICLGKSTYARCGIIVNVTPLEPEWEGHVTLEFSNTTNLPAKIYANEGVAQMLFFESDEICDVSYKDRGGKYQGQRGVTLPKT, from the coding sequence GTGAGCATCAAATCCGATAAGTGGATTCGCCGTATGGCAGAGAACGAGGGCATGATCGAGCCCTTCGAGCCGGGCCAGGTCCGTCACGGTACCTCCGGTGATCGCCTGATCTCCTACGGTACTTCCAGCTACGGTTACGACGTGCGCTGTGCCAACGAATTCAAGATCTTCACCAATGTGCACTCCGCCACCGTGGACCCCAAGGCGTTTGACGAAGACAGCTTTGTGGATGTGCAGGGCGACTACTGCGTAATCCCGCCCAACTCTTTTGCCCTGGCGCGCACTGTTGAGTACTTCCGCATCCCGCGTTCGGTACTGACCATCTGTCTGGGCAAGTCCACCTATGCCCGCTGTGGCATCATCGTCAACGTGACGCCGCTGGAGCCGGAATGGGAAGGCCACGTAACCCTGGAATTCTCCAATACCACCAACCTGCCAGCCAAGATCTACGCTAATGAAGGTGTGGCGCAGATGCTGTTCTTCGAGTCTGATGAGATCTGCGACGTGTCCTACAAGGATCGCGGCGGCAAATACCAGGGCCAGCGCGGCGTGACACTGCCCAAGACCTGA
- a CDS encoding NAD(P)/FAD-dependent oxidoreductase, with amino-acid sequence MTDFPAQTDVLIIGAGAAGLMCAAVAGKRGRSVLVLDHANKVGKKILMSGGGRCNFTNLYTAPDNFYGENPHFCKSALARYTQWDFIALVEKHGIPYHEKTLGQLFCDNKSRDIVDLLLAECREARAQIRTRCEIQRIEPLEPKGFEVHTSLGKVMCESLVIATGGLSIPTMGATGFGYEVARQFGHNIIPTRAALVPFTLNKRALARQQELPGTSLAVNVSCDQGHFHEHMLFTHKGLSGPAVLQISSHWREGKAVEFDLAPGLDLAQWLGEQRGKKPESYLHTVLAELWSKKLVQFFLQQNDIPSKPFKQYSESEISALGEQLQAWRLIPEGTEGYRTAEVTLGGVDTNEVSSRTMESQKQAGLYFIGEVLDVTGWLGGFNFQWAWASAHAAGGEA; translated from the coding sequence ATGACTGATTTTCCCGCCCAGACCGATGTGCTGATCATCGGTGCCGGTGCCGCCGGCCTGATGTGTGCGGCGGTGGCGGGCAAGCGTGGCCGCAGCGTGCTGGTGCTGGACCACGCCAACAAGGTCGGCAAAAAAATCCTGATGTCCGGCGGCGGCCGCTGCAATTTCACCAACCTGTACACGGCGCCGGACAACTTCTACGGCGAAAACCCGCACTTCTGTAAGTCCGCCCTGGCCCGCTACACCCAGTGGGACTTCATTGCGTTGGTGGAAAAGCACGGAATTCCCTACCACGAGAAAACCCTCGGCCAGCTGTTCTGCGATAACAAGTCCCGCGACATTGTCGACCTGCTGCTGGCAGAGTGTCGCGAAGCCAGAGCGCAGATTCGTACCCGCTGTGAAATCCAGCGTATCGAACCGCTCGAGCCAAAAGGTTTTGAGGTACATACCTCGCTTGGAAAAGTGATGTGTGAATCCCTGGTGATCGCGACCGGCGGCCTGTCGATTCCCACCATGGGGGCGACCGGGTTTGGCTATGAGGTTGCCCGTCAGTTTGGTCACAACATCATTCCCACCCGCGCGGCGCTGGTTCCCTTTACCCTGAACAAGCGCGCACTGGCGCGCCAGCAGGAGTTGCCGGGGACCTCTCTGGCCGTCAATGTCAGCTGCGATCAGGGACATTTTCACGAGCACATGCTGTTTACCCACAAGGGACTGAGTGGCCCTGCGGTATTGCAGATTTCCAGCCACTGGCGCGAGGGGAAAGCGGTAGAGTTCGATCTGGCCCCGGGACTGGATCTGGCCCAATGGCTGGGGGAGCAGCGCGGTAAAAAACCGGAAAGCTATCTGCACACGGTACTGGCAGAGCTCTGGAGTAAAAAACTGGTGCAGTTTTTCCTGCAGCAGAATGATATCCCGAGCAAGCCATTCAAGCAGTATAGCGAGAGTGAAATTAGCGCGCTCGGCGAGCAGCTGCAGGCATGGCGACTGATTCCAGAGGGCACTGAAGGTTACCGCACCGCGGAGGTGACCCTGGGTGGAGTGGATACCAACGAGGTTTCCTCCCGCACTATGGAGAGCCAGAAACAGGCAGGACTGTACTTTATTGGTGAAGTACTGGATGTGACCGGCTGGCTCGGCGGCTTCAACTTTCAGTGGGCCTGGGCATCAGCTCATGCTGCTGGTGGTGAGGCTTAA